In the Ursus arctos isolate Adak ecotype North America unplaced genomic scaffold, UrsArc2.0 scaffold_19, whole genome shotgun sequence genome, one interval contains:
- the TMEM143 gene encoding transmembrane protein 143 isoform X1: MTVERWLRLQGKGLAMLHLTRGVWGPRVRVWSLLPTLLGPPRALSSLAAKMGEYRKMWNPTEPRDWARQYRERFIPFSKEQLLRLLTQEFHSSPAEKAALEDFAAHVDFCTLFHYHHILARLQALYDPINPDRETLDQPSLTDPQRLCNEQEVLQALEPLLAQANFSPLSEDTLAYALVVHHPQDEVQVTINLDQYIYMQFWALGQRVGQMPRKSSVGSKRGFFIRSPPAQRRYFKRVVLAARTKGGHLVLKSFKDTPLEGLEQLLPELKVRTSAAQRALLNLTLFVSGMIMFVNVGMVVLTDLKMATSLLLLLFAMFMGLRASKKSAAISGFHGQLPIISDLLAQPEAAQLWNSPLEGPSHSPPAAAPHTAPLLLWLSICRGPCPPPHPRPWLDPWRWPLPCLPVCQSPACPSSPDSAPILFPLSWPQPRPSQPPRSVPSSPPAHPQGPQNWLYSLLTAWPQKPRFPSRIQHSRMLQLQQNVLLAPSPAPHSAASLHSSPLCRCCSL, translated from the exons ATGACAGTCGAGCGTTGGCTAAG GCTCCAAGGAAAGGGGCTGGCCATGCTGCATTTGACCCGGGGGGTCTGGGGACCCAGGGTCCGAGTATGGTCCCTGTTGCCCACGCTCCTCGGGCCCCCCCGGGCCCTGTCGTCGCTGGCGGCGAAGATGGGGGAGTACCGCAAGATGTGGAACCCCACGGAGCCCCGCGACTGGGCCCGGCAGTACCGCGAGCGGTTCATCCCGTTCTCCAAGGAGCAGCTGCTCCGCCTCCTGACACAG GAATTCCACTCCAGCCCTGCGGAGAAAGCAGCTTTGGAGGACTTTGCGGCCCACGTGGACTTCTGCACCTTGTTCCACTACCACCATATCCTGGCCCGGCTGCAG GCCTTGTATGACCCCATCAACCCCGACAGGGAGACCCTCGACCAGCCTTCGCTTACGGACCCCCAGCGTCTGTGCAACGAGCAGGAGGTGCTCCAGGCTCTGGAACCCCTGCTGGCCCAAGCCAACTTCTCCCCGCTCTCGGAGGACACTCTGGCCTACGCACTGGTGGTCCATCACCCTCAGGATGAGGTCCAG GTGACAATAAATTTGGATCAGTATATCTACATGCAGTTCTGGGCCCTGGGCCAGCGAGTCGGGCAGATGCCCCGTAAGTCCAGCGTGGGCTCCAAACGTGGCTTCTTCATCAGGTCGCCCCCTGCACAGAG GAGATACTTCAAGCGGGTGGTGCTGGCGGCCCGAACCAAGGGGGGGCACCTGGTGCTGAAGAGCTTCAAGGACACGCCCCTGGAGGGCCTGGAGCAGCTGCTGCCCGAGCTGAAAGTGCGCACGTCCGCCGCGCAGCGCGCCCTGCTCAACCTCACGCTCTTCGTCTCGGGCATGATAATGTTCGTGAACGTGGGCATGGTGGTGCTGACAGACCTCAAGATGGCCAcctccctgctgctgctgctcttcgCCATGTTCATGGGCCTGCGGGCCTCCAAG AAGAGCGCAGCCATCTCTGGTTTCCATGGGCAGCTCCCTATCATCTCAGATCTCCTTGCGCAGCCTGAAGCCGCCCAACTCTGGAACAGCCCCCTGGAGGGCCCATCGCACTCCCCTCCAGCAGCGGCTCCCCATACCGCTCCTCTCCTGTTGTGGCTCTCCATCTGTAGagggccctgcccccccccccacccccggccctggCTAGACCCCTGGAGATGGCCCTTGCCCTGCCTCCCAGTCTGTCAGTCCCCAGCCTGTCCTTCCAGCCCCGATTCTGCGCCCATCTTGTTCCCTCTGTCctggccccagcccaggcctTCCCAGCCTCCCCGGTCAGTCCCATCCAGCCCTCCAGCCCATCCCCAAGGGCCCCAGAACTGGCTTTACTCCTTGCTCACAGCCTGGCCCCAGAAACCCCGTTTCCCCAGCCGCATCCAACACAGTCGTATGCTTCAGCTCCAGCAAAACGTACTGCTAGCaccttctcctgctccccactCTGCGGCTTCCCTTCACTCCTCTCCCCTTTGCAGATGCTGTTCCCTCTGA
- the SYNGR4 gene encoding synaptogyrin-4, with the protein MHIPESLQDLADSEAVQFLKRPKTITRIIAGVFSLIVFSSLLTDGYQNKTESSKLHCVLNSNNVACSFAVGAGLLAFFSCLTFLALDAHESRIGRFKTAFQLLDFILAVLWTGIWFVGFCFLANQWQHSPPKGFLLGSSSAKAAITFAFFSILIWIFQAYLALQDLRNDTPVPYKRSLDEGGVVLTTLSPPSAASPVNTPTTGPNNLSYAGSALSHVTTPKAPRLAMMPDN; encoded by the exons ATGCACATCCCCGAAAGCCTCCAGGACCTGGCTGACAGTGAAGCCGTGCAGTTTCTGAAGAGGCCAAAAACCATCACACGGATCATTGCAGGG GTCTTTTCCCTCATCGTCTTCTCCTCCCTGCTGACCGACGGCTACCAGAACAAGACCGAGTCTTCGAAGCTCCACTGTGTTCTCAATAGCAACAACGTGGCCTGCAGCTTCGCTGTAGGAGCCGGCCTCCTGGCTTTCTTCAGCTGCCTGACCTTCCTCGCCCTGGACGCCCACGAGAGCCGCATCGGCCGCTTCAAGACGGCCTTCCAGCTCCTGGACTTCATCCTGGCTG TCCTGTGGACAGGCATCTGGTTCGTGGGTTTCTGCTTCCTGGCCAACCAGTGGCAGCATTCACCACCCAAAGGGTTCCTCCTGGGAAGCAGCAGCGCCAAGGCCGCCATCACCTTCGCTTTCTTCTCCATCCTCATCTGG ATATTCCAGGCCTACCTGGCCCTCCAGGACCTCCGGAATGATACTCCAGTCCCTTACAAGCGCTCCCTGGATGAGGGCGGTGTGGTGCTGACTACCCTCTCCCCGCCCTCCGCCGCCAGCCCTGTTAACACACCCACCACTGGCCCCAACAACCTGAGTTATGCTGGTTCTGCCCTGTCCCATGTGACCACTCCGAAGGCCCCCCGCCTCGCCATGATGCCCGACAACTGA
- the TMEM143 gene encoding transmembrane protein 143 isoform X3 encodes MDSFGWPRLCACVLLQAEAEPWGPRTPSYTCAGGSMTVERWLRLQGKGLAMLHLTRGVWGPRVRVWSLLPTLLGPPRALSSLAAKMGEYRKMWNPTEPRDWARQYRERFIPFSKEQLLRLLTQEFHSSPAEKAALEDFAAHVDFCTLFHYHHILARLQALYDPINPDRETLDQPSLTDPQRLCNEQEVLQALEPLLAQANFSPLSEDTLAYALVVHHPQDEVQVTINLDQYIYMQFWALGQRVGQMPRKSSVGSKRGFFIRSPPAQRRYFKRVVLAARTKGGHLVLKSFKDTPLEGLEQLLPELKVRTSAAQRALLNLTLFVSGMIMFVNVGMVVLTDLKMATSLLLLLFAMFMGLRASKMFGQRRSAQALELAHMLYYRSTSNNSELLSALALRAQDEHAKEALLAHSFLARLPRAARGQPEETSQWLQSEVEHWLLAQSGCDVAFNGTRALAHLQALTPSIGMFPPPGFPKLDPLPTVVSEPPQPATLSDKPSLAQPPGEAH; translated from the exons ATGGACAGCTTTGGATGGCCCAGGCTTTGCGCATGCGTATTACTGCAGGCTGAAGCCGAACCTTGGGGACCCAGGACGCCTTCCTACACATGCGCAGGAGGCTCAATGACAGTCGAGCGTTGGCTAAG GCTCCAAGGAAAGGGGCTGGCCATGCTGCATTTGACCCGGGGGGTCTGGGGACCCAGGGTCCGAGTATGGTCCCTGTTGCCCACGCTCCTCGGGCCCCCCCGGGCCCTGTCGTCGCTGGCGGCGAAGATGGGGGAGTACCGCAAGATGTGGAACCCCACGGAGCCCCGCGACTGGGCCCGGCAGTACCGCGAGCGGTTCATCCCGTTCTCCAAGGAGCAGCTGCTCCGCCTCCTGACACAG GAATTCCACTCCAGCCCTGCGGAGAAAGCAGCTTTGGAGGACTTTGCGGCCCACGTGGACTTCTGCACCTTGTTCCACTACCACCATATCCTGGCCCGGCTGCAG GCCTTGTATGACCCCATCAACCCCGACAGGGAGACCCTCGACCAGCCTTCGCTTACGGACCCCCAGCGTCTGTGCAACGAGCAGGAGGTGCTCCAGGCTCTGGAACCCCTGCTGGCCCAAGCCAACTTCTCCCCGCTCTCGGAGGACACTCTGGCCTACGCACTGGTGGTCCATCACCCTCAGGATGAGGTCCAG GTGACAATAAATTTGGATCAGTATATCTACATGCAGTTCTGGGCCCTGGGCCAGCGAGTCGGGCAGATGCCCCGTAAGTCCAGCGTGGGCTCCAAACGTGGCTTCTTCATCAGGTCGCCCCCTGCACAGAG GAGATACTTCAAGCGGGTGGTGCTGGCGGCCCGAACCAAGGGGGGGCACCTGGTGCTGAAGAGCTTCAAGGACACGCCCCTGGAGGGCCTGGAGCAGCTGCTGCCCGAGCTGAAAGTGCGCACGTCCGCCGCGCAGCGCGCCCTGCTCAACCTCACGCTCTTCGTCTCGGGCATGATAATGTTCGTGAACGTGGGCATGGTGGTGCTGACAGACCTCAAGATGGCCAcctccctgctgctgctgctcttcgCCATGTTCATGGGCCTGCGGGCCTCCAAG ATGTTCGGACAGCGGCGCAGCGCGCAGGCCCTGGAGCTGGCGCACATGCTTTACTACCGCAGCACTTCCAACAACTCGGAGCTGCTCAGCGCCCTGGCCCTGCGCGCGCAGGACGAGCACGCCAAGGAGGCTCTGCTGGCGCACAGCTTCCTGGCCCGGCTGCCGCGCGCCGCGCGCGGCCAGCCCGAAG AGACCTCCCAGTGGCTCCAATCGGAGGTAGAGCACTGGCTCCTGGCCCAGTCAGGCTGTGACGTGGCCTTCAACGGAACTCGGGCCCTGGCCCACCTGCAAGCCCTGACCCCCAGCATCGGGATGTTCCCACCTCCGGGTTTCCCCAAACTAGACCCGTTGCCCACAGTCGTTTCTGAGCCCCCCCAGCCCGCAACCTTAAGTGACAAGCCCAGCCTTGCTCAGCCACCTGGGGAGGCACACTAA
- the TMEM143 gene encoding transmembrane protein 143 isoform X2 has translation MTVERWLRLQGKGLAMLHLTRGVWGPRVRVWSLLPTLLGPPRALSSLAAKMGEYRKMWNPTEPRDWARQYRERFIPFSKEQLLRLLTQEFHSSPAEKAALEDFAAHVDFCTLFHYHHILARLQALYDPINPDRETLDQPSLTDPQRLCNEQEVLQALEPLLAQANFSPLSEDTLAYALVVHHPQDEVQVTINLDQYIYMQFWALGQRVGQMPRKSSVGSKRGFFIRSPPAQRRYFKRVVLAARTKGGHLVLKSFKDTPLEGLEQLLPELKVRTSAAQRALLNLTLFVSGMIMFVNVGMVVLTDLKMATSLLLLLFAMFMGLRASKMFGQRRSAQALELAHMLYYRSTSNNSELLSALALRAQDEHAKEALLAHSFLARLPRAARGQPEAETSQWLQSEVEHWLLAQSGCDVAFNGTRALAHLQALTPSIGMFPPPGFPKLDPLPTVVSEPPQPATLSDKPSLAQPPGEAH, from the exons ATGACAGTCGAGCGTTGGCTAAG GCTCCAAGGAAAGGGGCTGGCCATGCTGCATTTGACCCGGGGGGTCTGGGGACCCAGGGTCCGAGTATGGTCCCTGTTGCCCACGCTCCTCGGGCCCCCCCGGGCCCTGTCGTCGCTGGCGGCGAAGATGGGGGAGTACCGCAAGATGTGGAACCCCACGGAGCCCCGCGACTGGGCCCGGCAGTACCGCGAGCGGTTCATCCCGTTCTCCAAGGAGCAGCTGCTCCGCCTCCTGACACAG GAATTCCACTCCAGCCCTGCGGAGAAAGCAGCTTTGGAGGACTTTGCGGCCCACGTGGACTTCTGCACCTTGTTCCACTACCACCATATCCTGGCCCGGCTGCAG GCCTTGTATGACCCCATCAACCCCGACAGGGAGACCCTCGACCAGCCTTCGCTTACGGACCCCCAGCGTCTGTGCAACGAGCAGGAGGTGCTCCAGGCTCTGGAACCCCTGCTGGCCCAAGCCAACTTCTCCCCGCTCTCGGAGGACACTCTGGCCTACGCACTGGTGGTCCATCACCCTCAGGATGAGGTCCAG GTGACAATAAATTTGGATCAGTATATCTACATGCAGTTCTGGGCCCTGGGCCAGCGAGTCGGGCAGATGCCCCGTAAGTCCAGCGTGGGCTCCAAACGTGGCTTCTTCATCAGGTCGCCCCCTGCACAGAG GAGATACTTCAAGCGGGTGGTGCTGGCGGCCCGAACCAAGGGGGGGCACCTGGTGCTGAAGAGCTTCAAGGACACGCCCCTGGAGGGCCTGGAGCAGCTGCTGCCCGAGCTGAAAGTGCGCACGTCCGCCGCGCAGCGCGCCCTGCTCAACCTCACGCTCTTCGTCTCGGGCATGATAATGTTCGTGAACGTGGGCATGGTGGTGCTGACAGACCTCAAGATGGCCAcctccctgctgctgctgctcttcgCCATGTTCATGGGCCTGCGGGCCTCCAAG ATGTTCGGACAGCGGCGCAGCGCGCAGGCCCTGGAGCTGGCGCACATGCTTTACTACCGCAGCACTTCCAACAACTCGGAGCTGCTCAGCGCCCTGGCCCTGCGCGCGCAGGACGAGCACGCCAAGGAGGCTCTGCTGGCGCACAGCTTCCTGGCCCGGCTGCCGCGCGCCGCGCGCGGCCAGCCCGAAG CAGAGACCTCCCAGTGGCTCCAATCGGAGGTAGAGCACTGGCTCCTGGCCCAGTCAGGCTGTGACGTGGCCTTCAACGGAACTCGGGCCCTGGCCCACCTGCAAGCCCTGACCCCCAGCATCGGGATGTTCCCACCTCCGGGTTTCCCCAAACTAGACCCGTTGCCCACAGTCGTTTCTGAGCCCCCCCAGCCCGCAACCTTAAGTGACAAGCCCAGCCTTGCTCAGCCACCTGGGGAGGCACACTAA